A genomic segment from Bacteroidia bacterium encodes:
- a CDS encoding isoaspartyl peptidase/L-asparaginase, which produces MRFFLYLCLLIPFTMKSQKISPPALVIHGGAGTILKENMTPELEKLYKAGLEKALKAGYDTLMKGGTAMDAVEMSIRVLEDDSMFNAGKGSVFTHSGTCEMDASVMDGKTGKAGSIAGVKVIKNPITTARGVMEKSQHVMLIGTGAEEFAKMLGHQIVDPSYFHTQKRMDQLKKIRESEKIQLDHSDTTGNVNPSEIEFNDKKFGTVGCVALDQYGNIAAGTSTGGMTNKKWGRVGDAPIIGAGTYANNKTCAVSCTGHGEYFIRQIVAYDVSALMEYKGYSLQKAAEEVVNQKLKETGGEGGLIGIDTKGNMVMVFNTSGMYRGWMKGGKSEVKIYKE; this is translated from the coding sequence CCCCTGCCCTGGTGATCCACGGTGGCGCGGGAACCATCTTAAAAGAGAACATGACTCCGGAGCTGGAGAAACTTTATAAAGCGGGATTGGAGAAAGCGCTTAAGGCAGGATATGATACATTGATGAAAGGAGGAACGGCCATGGATGCCGTAGAGATGAGCATTCGGGTTTTGGAAGACGACTCCATGTTTAATGCCGGAAAAGGTTCTGTATTTACACATAGCGGCACTTGTGAAATGGATGCCTCTGTAATGGACGGAAAAACCGGGAAAGCAGGCAGTATCGCCGGAGTGAAGGTGATCAAAAATCCGATTACCACCGCAAGAGGTGTGATGGAAAAAAGCCAACATGTAATGTTGATAGGCACGGGCGCAGAGGAGTTTGCGAAAATGCTTGGCCACCAGATTGTAGATCCCAGTTACTTTCATACCCAAAAGCGCATGGACCAGCTTAAAAAGATAAGGGAAAGCGAAAAGATACAATTGGATCATTCAGATACAACCGGCAATGTGAATCCCTCAGAGATAGAGTTCAATGATAAAAAATTCGGTACGGTGGGCTGTGTAGCTCTGGATCAGTACGGAAATATTGCGGCCGGAACCAGTACCGGGGGAATGACAAACAAAAAATGGGGGCGTGTGGGAGATGCGCCGATCATTGGCGCAGGCACCTATGCTAATAATAAGACCTGCGCTGTTTCCTGCACCGGCCATGGAGAATATTTTATCCGTCAGATCGTAGCGTATGATGTTTCGGCACTGATGGAATACAAAGGGTATTCACTTCAAAAGGCCGCTGAAGAAGTGGTGAATCAGAAATTGAAGGAAACAGGAGGAGAAGGTGGTTTGATCGGTATTGATACAAAAGGAAATATGGTGATGGTATTCAATACATCAGGTATGTACAGGGGCTGGATGAAGGGTGGAAAATCGGAGGTGAAGATTTATAAAGAGTAG
- the purS gene encoding phosphoribosylformylglycinamidine synthase subunit PurS: protein MKFIAQIDIMPHKALLDPQGKAVTSSMKNIGLNEIVNVRIGKHISLELDAPNKEEARKKVEEACKKLLANAIMESYEFELTEA, encoded by the coding sequence ATGAAATTTATAGCTCAAATTGACATTATGCCACACAAGGCGTTATTGGATCCTCAGGGGAAAGCCGTTACCTCCAGCATGAAGAATATTGGTTTAAATGAGATCGTCAATGTGCGGATCGGAAAACATATTTCTCTGGAATTAGATGCCCCAAACAAAGAGGAAGCGAGAAAAAAAGTTGAAGAGGCCTGCAAAAAACTTTTGGCAAATGCAATTATGGAATCTTACGAATTCGAATTAACCGAAGCCTGA
- a CDS encoding CDP-alcohol phosphatidyltransferase family protein, translating to MSFIPNTLTSLNLLCGCIGIVFAFQGNLVVSSWLIGLACVFDFLDGFTARLLNAPSAIGKQLDSLADMVTFGVLPGVIMFQLISFTQLPDLVDSAISFGSNLLGISVKEEPEFNAAMLAPFVAFLIPVFSALRLAKFNIDERQSDAFIGLPTPANALFIASFPLIYGVEAADPISGSVLKGILTSIFGDLFHVDTGGGIWRELVITTPVLMVICVIQSVLLVAPLKLLALKFKNYKWQDNEIRYILIAAVAALVIFFGYTGVPFAILVYILLSVVNNFIES from the coding sequence ATGTCATTTATACCAAATACATTAACCTCCCTGAACCTCCTGTGCGGATGCATTGGTATTGTGTTTGCATTTCAGGGAAATCTTGTTGTCTCATCCTGGCTGATCGGGTTGGCTTGTGTATTTGACTTTCTCGACGGCTTCACCGCCCGCTTACTGAATGCACCATCGGCCATTGGTAAGCAGCTGGACAGCCTAGCGGATATGGTAACTTTCGGTGTACTGCCCGGAGTAATCATGTTTCAGTTGATTTCTTTTACCCAGTTACCTGATCTGGTAGACAGTGCGATCAGCTTTGGCTCAAATCTCCTGGGGATCTCTGTGAAAGAGGAGCCGGAATTCAATGCGGCTATGCTGGCGCCTTTTGTTGCGTTTTTGATTCCGGTGTTTTCTGCCCTGAGACTGGCGAAATTCAATATTGATGAACGCCAAAGCGATGCCTTTATCGGATTGCCCACCCCTGCCAATGCATTGTTTATCGCCTCCTTCCCGCTAATCTATGGTGTGGAAGCAGCTGACCCAATCTCCGGTTCGGTGCTCAAAGGAATCCTTACCTCCATTTTCGGAGATCTGTTCCATGTGGATACCGGTGGAGGTATATGGCGCGAACTCGTAATCACCACTCCTGTGCTGATGGTCATCTGCGTGATTCAGAGCGTGCTGCTGGTGGCGCCACTGAAGCTGCTCGCCCTGAAATTTAAAAACTATAAATGGCAGGATAATGAGATTCGGTATATTCTGATCGCTGCCGTGGCCGCCTTGGTTATTTTCTTCGGATATACCGGCGTTCCTTTCGCCATTCTGGTATATATTCTTCTATCGGTCGTGAATAACTTTATTGAAAGTTAA
- a CDS encoding acyltransferase — protein MNAYLPNLDGLRFIGFCFIFFAHAFSGATEESTAQFGDMLRDLNYLGFVGLDFFFVLSSFLITYTLLNEAERRSRVDFKKYFVRRALRIWPLYFLLIGMGFAGQWILARWGIDSEPLPSIGYFLSFTLNFGIISDGTHFLFFLVFLWSVCVEEQFYIFWGAVLTWMRNHLLKICLLLIFVSLFFRWYFSDRSEMLMFHTVSLLGNFGVGGILALAAVRRNELFENLASLKRSTWFLVYTLLVLNLFFYHRLYDSALGILFERFFLSILFALIIFEQCFSPDRLFSAGRFGVVRYLGKISYGLYMYHGVVITLVWKAAFWFGESEEPVVMFLWRPLLILTLTIGLAAISFHTFERPFLRWKEKLSA, from the coding sequence GTGAATGCCTATCTGCCCAATCTGGATGGTCTCCGTTTTATCGGATTCTGCTTCATTTTTTTTGCTCATGCTTTTTCGGGTGCCACCGAAGAGTCTACGGCTCAGTTCGGGGATATGCTCCGCGATCTTAATTACCTGGGTTTTGTCGGACTGGATTTTTTCTTTGTCCTTTCTTCTTTCCTGATCACCTATACTCTTTTGAATGAAGCGGAGAGAAGGAGCCGGGTAGACTTTAAGAAGTATTTTGTCCGGAGGGCACTTCGGATCTGGCCCTTGTATTTCCTCCTGATCGGTATGGGTTTTGCCGGACAGTGGATACTTGCCCGCTGGGGTATTGATTCGGAGCCGCTGCCATCTATAGGGTATTTTTTAAGCTTTACACTGAATTTCGGAATTATCAGCGATGGAACGCACTTCCTGTTTTTCCTGGTTTTTTTATGGTCAGTTTGTGTGGAGGAACAGTTCTATATTTTTTGGGGAGCGGTACTTACCTGGATGCGAAATCACCTGCTGAAAATTTGCCTCCTGCTGATCTTCGTTTCTCTTTTTTTCCGTTGGTATTTTTCCGATCGTTCCGAAATGCTGATGTTTCATACGGTGAGCTTACTGGGAAACTTTGGGGTGGGAGGGATCCTGGCATTGGCCGCGGTCCGGCGTAACGAATTGTTTGAGAATCTTGCCTCGCTGAAGCGTTCTACCTGGTTTCTGGTCTATACCTTGCTGGTGCTGAATTTATTTTTTTATCACCGTTTATACGACAGCGCGCTGGGTATTCTCTTTGAGCGGTTCTTCCTCTCCATTTTGTTCGCGCTCATCATCTTTGAACAGTGTTTCTCTCCTGATCGTCTTTTTAGTGCCGGTAGATTTGGGGTGGTGCGCTATCTGGGAAAGATCTCCTACGGACTTTATATGTACCACGGCGTGGTAATTACCCTGGTGTGGAAGGCTGCCTTTTGGTTCGGAGAATCAGAAGAACCGGTGGTAATGTTTTTATGGCGCCCTCTGTTGATCCTGACCTTAACCATCGGTCTGGCGGCGATTAGTTTTCATACCTTTGAAAGACCTTTTCTGAGATGGAAGGAAAAACTTTCAGCCTAA
- a CDS encoding PorV/PorQ family protein: MRRVFALTLTLTLLLSVLQAQVRKYSNEFLSIGVGARGLGMSNAVVAISNDVTGGYWNPAALHGVGSDLQISLMHANYFANLAKYDYIGIARRFDSSSVGSFSFIRFGVDDIPNTTELIDNQGNVNYNNITTFSAADYAFIFSYARNFGIPGLQTGGSFKIIRRKVGDFGGAWGFGLDAGARLDKGRFVYGLMLRDVTSTFNAWSFNLSESMKETFLLTGNEIPESSVEITLPRMITGLAYRIDLTAKTSMVAEADLDWTFDGKRNVLIRTSVMSIDPHLGAEFAYKDLVFLRGGIGNIQQETDFDNKKHLTIQPNIGLGLRLRKIRLDYAMTDIGDASVALYSHIFSLRFDITKKNQ; this comes from the coding sequence ATGAGAAGAGTCTTCGCTTTAACGCTAACCCTGACCCTGCTTTTGAGCGTGTTGCAGGCACAGGTCAGAAAATACAGTAACGAATTCCTGTCTATTGGGGTTGGTGCGCGGGGGTTGGGAATGTCCAACGCAGTGGTGGCGATCAGCAATGACGTAACCGGAGGTTACTGGAATCCGGCCGCACTTCACGGCGTGGGATCCGATCTGCAGATTTCACTAATGCACGCCAACTACTTCGCCAATCTGGCAAAATATGATTACATCGGAATCGCCAGGCGTTTCGATTCATCCAGTGTGGGAAGTTTTTCTTTTATCCGGTTCGGTGTAGATGACATTCCCAACACTACCGAACTGATAGATAATCAGGGAAACGTTAATTACAATAATATCACCACATTTTCAGCAGCCGATTATGCCTTTATTTTCTCTTACGCGAGAAATTTCGGAATACCGGGCTTACAAACCGGCGGAAGTTTCAAAATTATCCGCCGCAAGGTAGGGGACTTTGGAGGAGCCTGGGGATTCGGGCTGGATGCAGGAGCGCGGCTGGACAAGGGTCGCTTTGTTTATGGTCTTATGCTGCGCGATGTTACCAGTACATTTAACGCCTGGAGTTTTAACCTGAGCGAAAGCATGAAAGAAACCTTTCTGCTGACAGGAAATGAAATACCCGAAAGCTCTGTCGAAATTACCCTTCCGAGAATGATTACCGGGCTGGCTTACCGGATTGATCTTACGGCAAAAACATCGATGGTTGCAGAAGCCGACCTCGACTGGACATTTGACGGTAAGCGAAACGTGCTGATCCGGACCTCTGTGATGAGCATTGACCCTCACCTCGGTGCCGAATTTGCCTACAAAGACCTCGTTTTCCTCCGGGGCGGAATCGGCAACATTCAGCAGGAAACCGATTTTGACAATAAAAAACACCTTACTATCCAGCCGAATATTGGTCTTGGTTTGCGCCTCCGGAAGATTCGCCTTGATTATGCCATGACCGATATAGGCGACGCATCCGTGGCGCTTTATTCTCACATTTTCTCGCTTCGTTTCGACATTACCAAAAAAAACCAGTGA
- the lnt gene encoding apolipoprotein N-acyltransferase, giving the protein MSTLRILSLMMISGALLALSWPGVGHPGILFIAWIPFLFAEEFMGEQHRAGNKLRFFLFAVLCMLIWNLGATWWVWNSSAEGSLMAFSLNSLLMALVLLLAHTIRRRVNRSAGILVFIALWMSYEWFHHRWDLTWPWLTLGNAFAGITPLVQWYEFTGTPGGTLWGLAVNFSLYEMIRTFLKGKKNAGWKQTAIAGTILLFPMLVSFLLLPKPETEKTGVHLVAVQPNFDPYKVKFDMGPDKQMDIFLHMAKEKLRPDTRFLLLPETSVSDGIYEDRYEESYSVYRLIEFAREHHGLNIITGASTWKQFRQGETPTPTARQYGNDWYEAYNSALWIDSSGVREVYHKSKLVPGVEQLPYPALFGSLKDWALDLGGTSGSLGTQEEREVFAVPSTGVVAAPVICYESIFGDFVKGYIHKGGNAIFVLTNDGWWGDTPGYRQHLEFARLRAIEFRVPVVRCTNTGVSCVIAPDGTVEKQTRWWTAESMEAFIRPGKADTFYSHWGDWLSYCMIPLGLLSLILPFVRRIQR; this is encoded by the coding sequence ATGAGTACACTCCGGATTCTTTCACTGATGATGATTTCAGGTGCTTTGCTTGCACTTAGCTGGCCGGGCGTGGGTCATCCCGGGATCCTATTCATTGCATGGATTCCATTTCTGTTTGCGGAGGAGTTCATGGGAGAACAGCACCGCGCGGGAAACAAATTGCGTTTCTTTCTTTTCGCCGTACTCTGTATGCTGATCTGGAATCTTGGCGCTACCTGGTGGGTTTGGAATTCCTCTGCAGAAGGCTCTCTAATGGCGTTCTCTCTGAACAGCCTGCTTATGGCGCTGGTGTTACTGCTGGCCCATACGATAAGAAGGCGCGTGAATCGCAGTGCCGGCATCCTCGTATTTATTGCACTTTGGATGTCTTATGAATGGTTTCATCACCGCTGGGATCTTACATGGCCCTGGCTCACGCTTGGAAATGCATTCGCCGGGATCACACCCCTTGTGCAATGGTATGAATTTACGGGTACCCCGGGTGGGACATTATGGGGGCTGGCTGTAAATTTCTCCCTCTATGAAATGATCCGGACTTTCCTGAAGGGCAAAAAAAACGCCGGGTGGAAACAAACTGCAATTGCAGGCACCATCCTGCTTTTTCCCATGCTGGTTTCCTTTCTGCTCCTTCCGAAGCCGGAGACCGAAAAAACCGGAGTTCATCTGGTAGCGGTTCAGCCAAACTTCGATCCGTACAAGGTAAAATTTGACATGGGGCCCGACAAGCAAATGGATATATTTCTTCACATGGCAAAAGAGAAGCTACGGCCTGACACCCGTTTTCTTCTTTTACCGGAAACCTCCGTGAGCGATGGGATCTATGAAGACAGATATGAAGAATCCTACAGCGTATACCGTCTGATTGAATTCGCGCGTGAGCATCATGGGCTTAATATCATTACCGGTGCATCCACCTGGAAACAATTCCGTCAGGGCGAAACGCCCACGCCAACGGCCCGCCAGTACGGAAACGACTGGTATGAAGCGTACAATTCGGCACTGTGGATTGACTCCTCCGGCGTAAGGGAGGTGTATCATAAATCCAAACTGGTTCCCGGAGTGGAACAGCTTCCCTACCCTGCCCTCTTCGGGTCGCTGAAAGACTGGGCGCTGGATCTTGGCGGCACCTCCGGAAGTTTAGGTACGCAGGAAGAAAGAGAGGTATTTGCCGTTCCTTCAACCGGGGTGGTGGCTGCCCCTGTGATTTGTTACGAATCTATTTTTGGTGATTTTGTCAAAGGGTATATACATAAAGGGGGCAATGCCATTTTCGTTCTGACCAACGACGGATGGTGGGGAGATACCCCCGGATACCGTCAACATCTCGAATTTGCCCGTTTGCGCGCTATTGAATTCAGGGTTCCGGTGGTACGCTGTACAAATACTGGAGTTTCCTGTGTTATTGCTCCAGACGGGACTGTGGAAAAACAAACCCGATGGTGGACCGCGGAAAGCATGGAAGCATTCATTCGTCCGGGTAAGGCAGATACATTCTATTCCCACTGGGGCGATTGGCTTTCCTACTGTATGATTCCCCTGGGGCTGCTTAGTCTCATCCTTCCCTTTGTGCGGCGAATCCAACGATAG
- the hemH gene encoding ferrochelatase, which yields MKKGILLLNLGTPDSPEPPDVATYLREFLMDERVIDVNPVWRYILVNWIIVPSRSKSSSALYKKIWTKRGSPLLFHGRDLRDNLASVLGEEYIVALGMRYRNPSVREALIRLRDQGAGSIHVLPLYPQYASSSTQSSLEETERCLHELNLKVPVSRTTYFFNDPGFIQCFAHNAGKFDLTTYDHFLFSYHGLPERHIYQSARELGISSCSIGTCCDQLTPDNERCYRAAAFATTRMLVKELGIPEGKYTTAFQSRLNNKWLKPFSDHMIREWGKAGKKRILAFSPSFVADCLETTYEVGTEYLEIFREHGGEQLDLVPSLNADLSWAEALAAMIRK from the coding sequence ATGAAAAAAGGGATTCTCCTGCTTAACCTGGGCACACCCGACAGTCCTGAACCACCGGACGTAGCTACGTACCTTCGGGAGTTTCTGATGGATGAAAGGGTGATTGATGTAAACCCCGTCTGGAGGTATATTCTGGTGAACTGGATCATTGTACCCTCACGTTCAAAATCTTCATCTGCTTTATATAAGAAGATCTGGACCAAAAGAGGTTCCCCCCTGCTTTTTCACGGGCGGGATCTGCGGGATAATCTGGCTTCAGTTCTGGGAGAGGAATACATCGTTGCACTTGGGATGCGTTACCGCAATCCGTCGGTACGGGAGGCGCTGATACGTCTGAGAGATCAGGGAGCCGGCAGCATTCACGTGCTTCCACTCTATCCCCAATATGCAAGTTCCAGCACACAATCATCCCTCGAAGAAACCGAACGCTGCCTTCATGAACTGAACCTGAAAGTGCCGGTGAGCCGAACCACATACTTTTTTAATGATCCAGGTTTCATCCAGTGTTTTGCACACAACGCCGGCAAATTTGATCTCACAACCTACGATCATTTTCTTTTTAGTTATCACGGCCTGCCTGAACGGCATATCTACCAGTCGGCCCGCGAATTAGGAATCTCCTCCTGTTCCATCGGAACCTGCTGTGATCAGCTTACACCGGATAATGAGCGCTGTTATCGTGCAGCGGCATTCGCTACCACACGGATGCTGGTGAAAGAACTGGGCATCCCGGAAGGGAAGTATACAACAGCGTTTCAGTCGAGGCTCAACAACAAATGGCTTAAACCCTTCTCCGATCACATGATTCGTGAATGGGGGAAAGCGGGAAAAAAGCGAATTCTGGCATTCTCTCCATCGTTTGTTGCAGACTGCCTTGAAACCACGTATGAGGTGGGAACAGAATACCTTGAGATCTTCCGTGAACATGGCGGGGAACAACTTGATCTGGTTCCTTCGCTGAACGCAGATCTTTCCTGGGCGGAGGCTCTGGCAGCGATGATCCGGAAATAA
- a CDS encoding SurA N-terminal domain-containing protein, with protein sequence MAAIGNLRKRSGLIAGIVGVSLLAFVMTGLFESGFSIFGEDMSVGVIAGKKIKYEEYNMEFNLNADRQMRNSEASSMDDNMSDMVSNITWEFYIRQLVMEPEYRSLGLNVTDAELTDIFLGVPPDPMIVPAFTDQQSGQINQNFVDEKGQLSGQKIKQYVDELSKRAATDKQVEKLWEQWKDFEISVRDNKYQNKYFNLLKKGLQVTTSYAKQDYKMSQTSVRFRYVLKRYNAVADSTLTVTEEEMQKYYNENKARWKQELSAKVDYLVFDVLPSDQDKADAEKEINRVADEFAKTENDTQIIVRESENPNIDGSFLKLMQLPPSLSADSQLVKTGKGYVTKPYLEGTIWKVSKVMDVKSYPDSASVRHILFNYAGSPSAAASVTRTKEQSKALADSILNLLKKKKVQFPDMVQKYSADSGSFYDYPDKKDPSKKVKKKREDLGAYRWFKEGAMVPEFQTAAFEGKVGDLVVVETTYGFHLIEVLDKGKESARYRIGTIQKTVIPSAKTKNDIYNEALDFLTQYGDNAETFSKGIQEKGMNMRTAETVTTTARGIPGVDNARDLIRWVFTNPQGTVCKEPFTYDNKYVIPVVTELHPKGFATLEQKKVEVELGAKKEKKAKMFMEEFAKSGKSLSEIANKLQLTVDSVPGIRYNDFSVPGLGREMTLMGTVFALEPGKMSKPLMGEQGVYIVMVEKVTPAPESKDYTQQKINLKTNLQYRVDASVSNILRDKAGIQDTRYKFY encoded by the coding sequence ATGGCAGCTATAGGCAATTTAAGGAAGCGCTCCGGACTTATCGCCGGTATTGTGGGTGTTTCTCTCCTGGCATTTGTAATGACAGGCCTTTTTGAAAGCGGGTTCAGCATCTTCGGTGAAGATATGAGCGTTGGTGTAATCGCAGGTAAAAAGATCAAATACGAGGAATACAATATGGAGTTTAATCTGAACGCAGACAGGCAGATGAGAAACTCCGAAGCAAGCAGCATGGATGATAATATGTCGGACATGGTGAGCAACATCACCTGGGAATTTTATATCCGTCAGCTGGTTATGGAACCGGAATACCGGTCGCTCGGACTCAATGTTACCGATGCGGAACTTACAGATATTTTTCTTGGTGTACCTCCCGATCCCATGATCGTGCCTGCATTTACCGATCAGCAGTCGGGACAGATCAACCAGAACTTTGTGGATGAAAAGGGTCAGCTGAGCGGACAGAAAATTAAACAGTATGTTGACGAACTGAGTAAAAGAGCTGCAACGGACAAGCAGGTAGAGAAGCTCTGGGAACAGTGGAAAGATTTTGAAATCAGCGTTCGCGATAATAAGTATCAGAACAAATATTTTAATTTACTTAAAAAAGGACTGCAGGTTACCACCAGCTACGCCAAGCAGGATTATAAAATGTCTCAGACCTCCGTTCGTTTCCGTTATGTGCTGAAGCGATACAATGCAGTTGCTGACAGTACCCTAACTGTAACCGAGGAGGAAATGCAGAAGTATTATAATGAAAACAAGGCCCGTTGGAAGCAGGAACTTTCTGCCAAAGTGGATTACCTGGTATTTGACGTCTTACCCTCCGATCAGGACAAGGCCGACGCGGAAAAGGAAATTAACAGAGTTGCCGATGAGTTTGCTAAAACAGAAAATGACACCCAGATTATTGTTCGTGAATCTGAAAATCCCAATATCGACGGCAGCTTTCTGAAGTTAATGCAGCTCCCACCCTCCCTGAGTGCGGATTCACAGCTGGTGAAAACAGGTAAAGGCTATGTCACCAAACCTTACCTTGAGGGAACAATTTGGAAAGTGAGTAAAGTGATGGATGTGAAGTCATATCCTGATTCCGCATCCGTTCGCCATATCCTGTTTAATTACGCAGGTTCTCCCAGCGCCGCCGCTTCTGTAACACGAACTAAAGAACAGTCAAAGGCCCTGGCCGACAGTATTCTTAATCTTCTCAAGAAGAAAAAGGTTCAGTTTCCGGATATGGTTCAGAAATATTCTGCAGACTCCGGATCATTTTACGATTACCCGGACAAGAAGGATCCGTCGAAGAAAGTGAAAAAGAAGCGCGAAGACCTGGGAGCCTACCGTTGGTTCAAGGAAGGGGCTATGGTACCTGAATTCCAGACCGCCGCCTTTGAAGGAAAAGTAGGAGATCTGGTAGTGGTGGAAACCACTTATGGGTTCCACCTTATCGAAGTACTGGATAAGGGAAAGGAATCGGCGCGTTACAGGATCGGTACAATCCAGAAAACGGTAATCCCTTCTGCTAAAACCAAAAATGATATTTATAACGAAGCGCTGGATTTTCTTACCCAGTATGGAGACAATGCTGAAACATTCAGCAAAGGAATTCAGGAGAAAGGCATGAATATGCGTACCGCTGAGACCGTTACTACCACCGCCCGCGGAATTCCGGGTGTGGATAACGCGCGCGATCTTATTCGCTGGGTCTTCACTAACCCTCAGGGAACCGTGTGTAAGGAACCTTTTACATATGATAATAAGTATGTAATACCGGTGGTCACTGAACTTCATCCGAAAGGTTTCGCAACCCTGGAGCAGAAGAAGGTGGAGGTAGAGCTGGGTGCGAAGAAGGAGAAAAAGGCGAAAATGTTCATGGAGGAATTTGCGAAGTCCGGTAAGAGCCTCAGCGAAATCGCGAATAAGCTCCAGCTGACTGTGGACAGTGTTCCTGGTATTCGTTATAATGATTTTTCTGTGCCGGGGCTTGGCCGCGAAATGACCCTCATGGGAACCGTTTTCGCATTGGAACCGGGTAAAATGTCTAAACCTTTAATGGGTGAGCAGGGTGTGTACATCGTGATGGTGGAGAAGGTAACACCGGCGCCGGAATCAAAGGATTATACTCAGCAGAAAATCAATCTGAAAACTAATCTTCAGTACCGGGTAGACGCCTCCGTTTCTAACATCCTTCGCGATAAAGCAGGAATACAGGATACGCGGTACAAATTTTACTGA
- a CDS encoding HlyC/CorC family transporter: MSATWIYICSAVAASAFFSGMEIAFLTANKLKIELSTKQGGLNAGIISYFVRKPAHFIATMLVGNSIALVIFSIFMETVLFGYFGRWISHDLLNLVLTTLISTLIILVAAEYIPKSLFRINPNGLLSVFAVPLMIIYWILSPIVFISLFISNQLLKRMAGVEVTETETSFGRVDLDNLVRETVGQKDLSGMDHEVTIFRNALDFSEVKVRECMVPRTEIVAVEANSPVSKLRQKFIDTRLSKILVFDGTVDQLVGYIHSHELFRHPETLRSVLLPLIIVPESMPARDALTLFIQQRKSMAVVVDEFGVTAGILTMEDVMEEIFGEIEDEHDKEELTDRKISEREFLFSGRIEVDHLNQKYSFDLEKEEEYETLSGFILHHHQSVPRQGEVIRIGTYTFTITNVTRGRIELVNVKRDE, encoded by the coding sequence ATGAGCGCTACCTGGATCTATATTTGTTCCGCTGTTGCTGCTTCTGCTTTTTTTTCCGGGATGGAGATTGCGTTTCTGACTGCCAATAAGCTGAAAATCGAGCTGAGCACCAAACAGGGAGGACTGAACGCGGGAATTATCTCCTATTTTGTCCGCAAACCCGCCCATTTCATCGCCACCATGCTTGTTGGCAATAGTATTGCACTGGTGATCTTTTCCATTTTTATGGAAACAGTTCTCTTCGGATATTTTGGACGGTGGATCAGTCACGACCTGCTGAATCTGGTTCTAACCACATTGATCTCTACGTTGATTATTCTGGTGGCGGCGGAGTATATTCCGAAAAGCCTGTTCCGGATTAACCCCAACGGACTACTGAGCGTTTTCGCCGTGCCGCTGATGATTATCTATTGGATACTTTCACCGATTGTATTCATTTCTCTTTTTATATCTAACCAGCTACTCAAGCGAATGGCCGGTGTGGAAGTTACGGAAACTGAAACCAGCTTTGGACGGGTAGACCTGGACAACCTGGTAAGAGAAACCGTGGGGCAAAAGGATCTGAGCGGAATGGATCATGAAGTAACCATTTTCAGGAATGCATTGGATTTTTCGGAAGTAAAAGTTAGGGAATGTATGGTTCCTCGGACGGAGATTGTTGCAGTGGAGGCAAACAGTCCGGTCAGCAAACTCAGGCAAAAATTTATTGATACCCGGCTCTCAAAAATACTGGTGTTTGACGGAACCGTGGATCAGCTCGTTGGATATATTCATTCCCATGAGCTCTTTCGCCATCCCGAAACGCTTCGCAGTGTACTGCTTCCCCTTATTATAGTGCCCGAATCTATGCCCGCACGGGATGCACTCACTTTATTTATCCAACAGAGAAAAAGCATGGCGGTGGTGGTGGATGAGTTCGGCGTAACCGCCGGAATTCTTACTATGGAAGACGTGATGGAAGAGATTTTCGGCGAGATCGAGGACGAACATGATAAGGAGGAACTTACAGACCGGAAGATATCAGAGCGCGAGTTTCTCTTCAGTGGCCGAATTGAAGTAGATCACCTGAATCAAAAATATAGTTTTGACCTCGAGAAGGAAGAGGAGTACGAAACCCTTTCAGGATTTATCCTGCATCACCACCAGAGCGTACCCCGGCAAGGTGAAGTCATCCGGATCGGAACATATACCTTTACCATTACCAACGTTACCCGTGGACGCATTGAACTCGTTAATGTGAAGCGGGACGAGTGA